One genomic segment of Elgaria multicarinata webbii isolate HBS135686 ecotype San Diego chromosome 21, rElgMul1.1.pri, whole genome shotgun sequence includes these proteins:
- the LOC134412143 gene encoding SLAM family member 5-like isoform X1 gives MRWLWIVVISPLLALQAEEQQDPSEVGQTKLLQRVKDEPVNKTLQESETDRMWVNDSKAHPSNGSWGISTTPLHTTVKSSTESNTRGGGGDVSYTWTNSKMSAVLSKDPTLRLTQKPPNGSLDYTCTVRSKESENSRTVSLSDHCHDPPSLSQGLPASFYAKYIIPLLIVLVLLLGLFFMYRRKRGGGSHSSTASIYESSDSDDEEDPAEIARLDSSREAFTAIPEEALEATEASPINEDQAVLGTQDRPPSQM, from the exons cccttcaagcagaggaACAGCAGGATCCTTCTGAAGTTGGCCAAACCAAACTTCTCCAACGAGTGAAAGACGAGCCTGTTAACAAGACGTTGcaggaaagtgaaactgacaggatGTGGGTCAACGACAGTAAAGCCCACCCCTCAAATGGCAGCTGGGGGATCAGCACTACCCCTCTTCACACCACCGTCAAGAGCAGCACAGAATCTAATACGA gaggaggaggaggggacgtGAGTTATACCTGGACAAACTCTAAAATGAGCGCGGTCCTTTCCAAAGATCCAACTCTGCGTCTCACTCAGAAGCCCCCAAATGGCTCCTTGGACTACACCTGCACCGTACGGAGCAAGGAGAGCGAGAACTCCAGGACCGTTTCTCTGAGTGACCACTGCCACG ATCCGCCTTCTCTCAGCCAAGGACTCCCTGCATCCTTTTATGCGAAATACATCATCCCACTTTTGATAGTTCTTGTTCTGTTGCTTGGCCTGTTCTTCATGTACAGACgaaagagaggaggag gaaGCCACAGCAGCACGGCATCGATCTATGAATCTTCAG ACTCTGACGACGAGGAAGACCCTGCTGAGATTGCCCGGCTGGACTCTTCCCGTGAG GCCTTCACGGCGATTCCTGAGGAGGCCCTGGAAGCGACGGAGGCGTCGCCCATCAACGAAGACCAGGCCGTCTTGGGTACGCAGGATCGGCCCCCAAGCCAGATGTGA
- the LOC134412143 gene encoding SLAM family member 5-like isoform X2 gives MRWLWIVVISPLLALQAEEQQDPSEVGQTKLLQRVKDEPVNKTLQESETDRMWVNDSKAHPSNGSWGISTTPLHTTVKSSTESNTRRLPEPSIAIRSVNGTCNVTLHCAVTGGGGGGDVSYTWTNSKMSAVLSKDPTLRLTQKPPNGSLDYTCTVRSKESENSRTVSLSDHCHDPPSLSQGLPASFYAKYIIPLLIVLVLLLGLFFMYRRKRGGGSHSSTASIYESSDSDDEEDPAEIARLDSSREAFTAIPEEALEATEASPINEDQAVLGTQDRPPSQM, from the exons cccttcaagcagaggaACAGCAGGATCCTTCTGAAGTTGGCCAAACCAAACTTCTCCAACGAGTGAAAGACGAGCCTGTTAACAAGACGTTGcaggaaagtgaaactgacaggatGTGGGTCAACGACAGTAAAGCCCACCCCTCAAATGGCAGCTGGGGGATCAGCACTACCCCTCTTCACACCACCGTCAAGAGCAGCACAGAATCTAATACGA GGAGGTTGCCCGAACCAAGCATCGCCATCCGCTCCGTGAACGGGACCTGCAACGTCACCTTGCATTGTGCtgtgacaggaggaggaggaggaggggacgtGAGTTATACCTGGACAAACTCTAAAATGAGCGCGGTCCTTTCCAAAGATCCAACTCTGCGTCTCACTCAGAAGCCCCCAAATGGCTCCTTGGACTACACCTGCACCGTACGGAGCAAGGAGAGCGAGAACTCCAGGACCGTTTCTCTGAGTGACCACTGCCACG ATCCGCCTTCTCTCAGCCAAGGACTCCCTGCATCCTTTTATGCGAAATACATCATCCCACTTTTGATAGTTCTTGTTCTGTTGCTTGGCCTGTTCTTCATGTACAGACgaaagagaggaggag gaaGCCACAGCAGCACGGCATCGATCTATGAATCTTCAG ACTCTGACGACGAGGAAGACCCTGCTGAGATTGCCCGGCTGGACTCTTCCCGTGAG GCCTTCACGGCGATTCCTGAGGAGGCCCTGGAAGCGACGGAGGCGTCGCCCATCAACGAAGACCAGGCCGTCTTGGGTACGCAGGATCGGCCCCCAAGCCAGATGTGA